In a genomic window of Streptomyces sp. NBC_01231:
- a CDS encoding 3-hydroxyacyl-CoA dehydrogenase NAD-binding domain-containing protein, whose translation MTQSTTIRWEQDRTGVVTLVLDDPNQSANTMNEAFRDSLAVVTDRLEAEKDTVRGVIFTSAKKTFFAGGDLRDLIRVTPETAQELFDGGMAIKRNLRRIETLGKPVVAAMNGAALGGGYEIALACHHRIALDAPGAKIGCPEVTLGLLPGGGGVVRTVRLLGIADALLKVLLQGTQYSPQRALDNGLIDEVAATQEELLAKARAFIETHPESQQPWDRPGHRIPGGTPAHPKFAANLPAFPATLRKQTGGAPYPAPRAILAAAVEGSQVDFETAQVIEGRYFVELAAGQTSKNMIQAFFFDLQAVNSGANRPKGIEPRKVRKVAVLGAGMMGAGIAYSCARAGIEVVLKDVSLEAAAKGKGYSEKLCAKAVSRGRTTQDKADALLARITPTADPQDLAGCDAVIEAVFEDTSLKHKVFQEIEHVVAPDALLCSNTSTLPITALAEGVERQGDFIGLHFFSPVDKMPLVEIIKGERTGEEALARAFDLVRQIRKTPIVVNDSRGFFTSRVIGQFINEGVAMVGEGIEPASVEQAAAQAGYPAKVLSLMDELTLTLPRKIRGETRRAVEEAGGTWTAHPADAVIDRMVDEFGRTGRGGGAGFYAYGEDGRRTGLWPGLREHFTREGAEIPFEDMQERMLFSEALDTVRLLEEGVLTSVADANIGSTFGIGFPGWTGGVLQYVNGYEGGLPGFVARARELAERYGERFTPPALLVEKAERGETFSDGS comes from the coding sequence ATGACACAGAGCACCACCATCCGCTGGGAACAGGACCGCACCGGTGTGGTCACCCTCGTCCTCGACGACCCGAACCAGTCCGCGAACACCATGAACGAGGCGTTCCGCGACTCCCTCGCGGTGGTCACCGACCGCCTGGAAGCCGAGAAGGACACCGTCCGGGGCGTCATCTTCACGTCCGCCAAGAAGACCTTCTTCGCCGGCGGTGACCTGCGCGACCTCATCCGCGTCACGCCCGAGACCGCGCAGGAGCTGTTCGACGGCGGCATGGCGATCAAGCGGAACCTGCGCCGCATCGAGACCCTCGGCAAGCCGGTCGTCGCCGCGATGAACGGCGCCGCCCTGGGCGGCGGTTACGAGATCGCCCTCGCCTGCCACCACCGCATCGCCCTCGACGCGCCCGGCGCCAAGATCGGCTGCCCCGAGGTCACCCTCGGCCTGCTCCCCGGAGGCGGCGGCGTCGTCCGTACGGTACGCCTGCTGGGCATCGCCGACGCCCTGCTGAAGGTCCTCCTGCAGGGCACCCAGTACAGCCCGCAGCGCGCCCTGGACAACGGCCTGATCGACGAAGTGGCCGCCACCCAGGAGGAGTTGCTCGCCAAGGCCCGTGCGTTCATCGAGACCCACCCCGAGTCCCAGCAGCCCTGGGACAGGCCGGGTCACCGGATCCCCGGCGGCACCCCCGCCCACCCCAAGTTCGCCGCGAACCTGCCCGCCTTCCCGGCCACCCTGCGCAAGCAGACGGGCGGTGCCCCCTATCCCGCCCCGCGGGCCATCCTGGCCGCCGCGGTCGAGGGCTCCCAGGTCGACTTCGAGACCGCGCAGGTCATCGAGGGCCGCTACTTCGTCGAGCTGGCCGCGGGCCAGACGTCGAAGAACATGATCCAGGCCTTCTTCTTCGACCTCCAGGCCGTCAACTCCGGTGCCAACCGGCCGAAGGGCATCGAACCGCGCAAGGTGCGCAAGGTCGCCGTCCTCGGCGCCGGGATGATGGGCGCCGGGATCGCCTACTCGTGCGCCCGCGCCGGGATCGAGGTGGTCCTCAAGGACGTGTCCCTGGAAGCGGCCGCCAAGGGCAAGGGCTACTCCGAGAAGCTGTGCGCCAAGGCCGTCTCCCGGGGTCGTACCACGCAGGACAAGGCCGACGCGCTGCTGGCCCGCATCACGCCCACGGCCGACCCGCAGGACCTGGCCGGCTGCGACGCGGTCATCGAGGCCGTCTTCGAGGACACCTCGCTCAAGCACAAGGTGTTCCAGGAGATCGAGCACGTCGTCGCGCCGGACGCGCTGCTGTGTTCCAACACCTCCACCCTGCCCATCACCGCACTCGCCGAAGGTGTCGAGCGCCAGGGCGACTTCATCGGACTGCACTTCTTCTCACCGGTCGACAAGATGCCGCTCGTCGAGATCATCAAGGGGGAGCGCACCGGCGAGGAGGCCCTCGCGCGCGCCTTCGACCTGGTCCGGCAGATCAGGAAGACACCGATCGTCGTCAACGACTCGCGCGGCTTCTTCACCTCGCGCGTCATCGGGCAGTTCATCAACGAGGGCGTGGCGATGGTCGGCGAGGGCATCGAGCCCGCGTCGGTGGAACAGGCGGCGGCGCAGGCGGGCTACCCCGCCAAGGTCCTCTCCTTGATGGACGAACTGACGCTCACCCTCCCGCGCAAGATCCGGGGCGAGACGAGGCGGGCCGTCGAGGAGGCGGGCGGCACCTGGACGGCCCATCCCGCCGACGCGGTCATCGACCGCATGGTCGACGAGTTCGGGCGCACCGGACGCGGCGGCGGTGCGGGCTTCTACGCGTACGGGGAGGACGGCAGGCGGACCGGGCTGTGGCCGGGACTGCGCGAGCACTTCACCCGCGAGGGCGCCGAGATCCCCTTCGAGGACATGCAGGAACGCATGCTCTTCTCGGAGGCCCTCGACACCGTCAGGCTTCTCGAGGAAGGCGTCCTCACGTCCGTCGCCGACGCCAACATCGGCTCGACCTTCGGCATCGGGTTCCCCGGCTGGACCGGCGGTGTCCTCCAGTACGTCAACGGCTACGAGGGAGGCCTGCCCGGCTTCGTCGCCCGCGCGCGGGAACTCGCCGAGCGCTACGGGGAGCG